The stretch of DNA ACTCAAGAACCAGCCAGAGGTggcatctccctcccctccaaagGGCTCCCAGAGCAAGGGACCAAGGGCCTAACTCTCAGCCACTCAGGCCCCATAAAGGGGCCTTTAACTGGGTGACTCTGCCTTGTGCAGACAGCCTTCCCCGGGCagtgcagaactgctgcaaaagctCTGCAGTGGCTGCAGTGTCAGGGCGGATCAGGGACATACcgggggccaggctggggagcaCCGCACTGTagctattctctgcttccctgGCTCCATAGATCAGAGCAGCCCCAAAGCCCCTGCATGGCCTCACACTCCAGGGAGCGCCTAGGTGGCTAAAATCTCCCTAAACCTCTACCCCGCGCCCCATGCCCACCCTACGGGAGccactgagaatcaggcccaacttAGTGGGCTGTTTCCAGGGGTTTCATTGGTTTTAAAGATAATTATGGTAAGTTAACGCCCATCCTCCCGCagtgctgcccccctcccccaaaaaacacaGTATCACGGGCCTAGCTCCAAACCAGAGAGTGAAAGTGATTCAAAACAAAGCGAAGAGCAGTAGCCCACGCTCTCCTGCAAAGTGCAACATATAAAGGAGAAGAGCCAAGCAGATCCTGTATATTGCAGAACTTTCCCCCAGCCTTGTGAATTTAGGCTGTGAGCTCTCTGCAGGGGGGCTCTCTCTGACTGTCTTCACAGAGTGGGGCCCCTGTCTGGTGTGCTACCGTAATACAGCTAATCTAGGCTTCGCTTTCAAAGCAATTTCAGCACTAATAACTGGAAAGGTTGCTATGGTAACAAGGGATGACATTTCCAATGGACAGAGGGGTTTTAACCGAACGGCGCCCTCTCTAGATGTCCCCCGACCCGCACTCGGGGCTAACGGGACCCAACCATGGGGCACGTAGCACAGCGTACCTTGTCATCGAAGTCCATGTAGTTGGACATCACATTGACGTTTGGGTGGAACACCTTGGCCTGCCGGAGGACCTCCTCCAGGATGTCACCCACGCCGGCCGAGAAGATGAACAGGGGGATGTTGTGTTGGTGGAGCTGGTCAAAGAAGGTGTTGACTCCGtccctggggaaggggcgggaATGCAGGTTAGACAGAGTCACAATAGCACCCTTCATCCCAGAGCACAAGTGCGTCACACTACCACGGTGCTGTGAGTGCTTTCATCCCCACTGGAGACTGGAAACTCACTGGGCCAAGGCACCAGGGCGTTCCTTTATTTACGGCTCCGGGGCCAAGGTGCATACGCTACACACTTCATTGATCATTTCTgcactgtgggtgaaattcaagCCTGCACCAAAGGACAAAGCCATGTCTACAGGGACTTAGCAGTGGATGGGCCTGGTgtggggtgaattttaccctctATGGTACGCAGGTACCTCCCTGAAGCCTGTCCCAAAGTGCACTGGGCTCTGCATAAAACCTGGGATTCATTCTCTGCAAATGACGTCTTCCTTGGTCGCCCCAACAGCGTAGGCAGGGGTTGCTTCCCGAGCACTATAGGCTGGATTTCAGTCACTGGttcttcatagattccaaggccaggtcATGTGATGATCCAGTCTGAcgtgtgtaacacaggccagagaacttcccccaaatcattcctagagcagagcttttagaaactCCTCCAATCTCGATTTTCAAATGGTCAGTGCTGGAGACTCCCCCATGCCCTTGGGCAAATTATTCCAATggaattactctcactgttaacaatttacactttatttccagtccacatttgtctagcttcaaattccagcccCCGAATCGTGTCAGACCTGCCTCTGCTAGACTGCAGAGCCCATTGTTAAACTGATGGCACTCTGCTCTATAAATGCTGACTAATAATTCAGcagctgtggaaactgaggcacagaaagaggcCATGGCTTGACCGAGGTCATAGAGAAAGGCAGCGTTAGAGCTGGTGTCAGAGCCCAAGAGTTCCTGGACTATGCAGCCTTCTACTGCCAGAAGTATTGATACCGTCCGCCCCCCCCCATGGAATCCATGACCATACAGCTCGCCTGGTCTAGAAAAAGGAATTTAATCCTTAGGCAACAAAGCTCCCAGGAAAGATGATGCCTGTTAAACCTATTGCACAAATGTACACCCAGCTAGTGCTTTTAGTGGACGGGGGGTAACGCTCATCCCACGCTATTTCTCCCACACGCAAATTACCTACAAGAAATATGGTCCTTGGCTTCCCCATAGGCTGTAAGAGAGTGACTTCCAGTGAACAAAGCTCTGGATGTAACACTGGCCAGGCAGCTGGCGGGCTGACACCCCTGCTCATCACACTGATCAGACCCTGTGTTGTCTCTGTTGCAGCCGCCTGTGGGCTCTTTGGTTGTGGGTTCTTTGGCACAGGAAACGTCTGATTGCTCTTTGTgcgtgtacagcacctagcacaacagcgTCCTGATCCCCACTTGGACTCCAGGTGCTACCACAACACGGGAATCACAACAGACTGGGTGCAGTACAAGACAAGCAAAAGGTTTTTCCCCATGTAATGCAGTTCCCCACTGAGATCAGAGACAGAAGCTCCAGCTTTCTTTGCACCAGAATAAATATCACTAACCTAACACAAATACCACCCTGCTGGGCAGACTCTCAGCTGCTCCTGTGGGCTGAACATACGTGGTGTCCGTGCCACACAGAAAGCTGCTAGGGTTTCGTAACTTTTGACTTTTCCAGGCAGTCCATGGAGAAAGAAAAATCTTATCTTTAACAGCCTGGCAGCGTTTGCTCACAAAACCCAGACTCTTAGTCACTGATGATCCTGCCAGGTAATGTTAAGTTGGCTCTGCCAACTCACTGACGCAAGTGGCTTGCTACTCCACCTAGATTTACGGGAGGTGGGAGTGGACCTCACAGGGGGCCTGAGCAGTTCTTGAGGAGGAACCCTAGGAGCAGCCAAGTATGCGGAAAAGGCTTAGGTTGGAGTTTGTGTTGTTGCATTTTGAGATTCGTTTGTGAAGGGGACACGTTCTGACCTGCTGCCCCTTATGTGCCCTGTCTGGAAAGGGCTAGAAAGCAACTAGGAGGCGGATTAGAGTTCTCGGAAGTCAGTTCAGTGactccctttttctctctctgacaaACGCAGGGGTCTGAATGGAACGAGCAGGTACCAGAGACAAGAAAGCGACAGAGCCCTTACAGGGTGTGCTCGCACAGGGACAGGAGAGAGAGGACACAAGCTGCAGAGACCATCCCAAGACCTGTACCTGAGCATCACCTCTGATTCTTCGACTATCTTGGCTATGTCCCTTTTCAAAATCTTCTGTTGCAACAGGAGGCCGTGGGCTCTGGTCCACCTGGAAGCACATATCAAAGTGAGCTTCATTTCTGACGGACTGTGAGCTTCTAGGATCTGACCTAGGGGAAATTACCAGAGTCGTGACCAAGACACGGTCCATCAGACTAATTGTTGTTTACAGAGAGTTTCAACCTTCTCTCTGCTTTCCATATAAGGCTCGTTAAGGGTAAGAGGCTGCCTGAGGAAGGCTGGTAGCACTTACTTAATCAATGCATTTTTATTGTATCCACCACCAGGGTATCTGGGCACCCAACACAAATGTCCGACTTGCTCTGTTTTTTCTCCAGCACTCTTCGATGTCACTGTTGATCTATTACCCGGGACTGACTATCAGAGCTGGAAAACAACCCAGCCCCAAATACCAGGCCCTTTGGGATCCCTTTCGTGGAGGGTGTGAGAGCGGGACAGTGAAACTACAGCTGTGCCAGATGCACCATCGCTCAGGTGGAGAACAATGAAACCCACAAgtaagaaaggaaaaggaaggaacTGGTGTTTCCTTCTGAGGCACGAAAGCCATGGGCTCACTTCTGACAGCTGCATTTTCAAAGCATATCCCGCTCTCAAAGGGGAcctactctctctcttttctaagGGACTCTGCATCCTTTTCTTAACAGGAATGTTACTTTCAGAGCTGCAAGTCTGCACAGAAATCTTCTGGATCCAACAAATCCACTGAGATCTCAAAGGATCATGAAGTCAGAACACGATGGCGTGGCAACTGCCACATGCTAAGGCAGTTTGCATCAGAGTTAACGATACCACAGCCAAaaccctgctcctccctctccatgTGCTCCTTGCTTTTGCTTTTTGTCCACCACACTGCCATTCTGTAAGTGGATCCACCAGGCTTGATCCTGGCCATATTACCAGAAAGGATGCTTCATGCACTTGGAGAAATGGGAAGATGGACTATCAAAAAATTGTACTTCCACTGCACAGTGAGTTCTGCTATGCAAGGGGATCTGGGGACTGAATTCCCCTCTCTCTTCTTGTTTACCCACTTATTTTCTAGCTCACGAAATTAGCTCTTCATACACAGTCACTCACCATTCCACCATGAGGGGACGTTTTTCTTCCATGGTCCGGTTGGGGTCAATTTCAATTGGATAGTAATAGTGCAGCAGATCTTTTAACTAGAACATTTGATGGGTTTAAATAGAAAATGCCACGAACAGTTAAGGGCATCGAAAGAGAGATTTTAATAACAAGCAAGCAGAGTATTTGCAGAATTCACAAATGCATCacagcttaaaaataaaaccctacATTGTTCATGAAACAACTGAGTATCATGGCAATttcatggggtcccaagggaaaTATTTAATACTGCTCTAGAAATCAAGCTGAGAGTGTCAGCAAGGTTAAATTGTTCTGGACAGAGATTAATGTCCTTTGCTCACTATTTATCACTGTTCTCTTTGACATGAAATGCCCATGCTTGGGTGTGGCGACAGGTTTGTAAAGATTCCCTTGAACTCCGACAAGTGCTCCCATATCTGAAATGCTGCTTGGAAATTTGTTCTACTCTCTTCCCTGGCAGGCGGTCACATCTGTCCCAGTGCTGTGCTCTAACCCCATCTCCACTGTCCCCAGGGAGCCTACCCCTAGCAGGAGAAGCAGCATGTGGACTGTATATAGAGCCAAAAGAGATGGAGTCTGACAGCACTAAACGTACCTTTTTTCTGCCTTCTTCGCTAATGACTTGGCTGTTATCTAGGATATCTGGAAAGACAGAAACAGTCACTTGCCCAACCCCGGGAAAACACACGAGGGCCCTTTCCAAATCCCACAGAAAGACCAGAGTCAACACTTGCAAAAATGacaagtgattttgggtgccaccATTTTTGGATGCCAACTTGAGATGTTTGACAGGAGCCTCACTTTCAGGCCTGGTCTGTACTGgcggggggaatcgatctaagttacgcaacttcagctccGCGAATAACTTACTGCAGTGAGTCGACTCCATGCTGgagagagcgctcgggggtcgatttatcgcgtctagactagatgcgataaatcgatccccgctggatcgatcgctgcccgctgcggtagtgaagacataccctcagagagtGGGTGCTCGGCATttcctgaaaatcaggacccGTTAGGGCATCTCTCCGAAGGAGGAATAGATCAGAGTGCACCAGGGGACGTTTCGTGCACAGCAgactagtgcagggtagatttacaccccaggtTTCAGTGTTTGTGTAGACCAGCCTCGAGACGGGGCGTTGAGGGAAGAAAGGGGcttgggagggggctctgagcacagtgggtgggaggaaggatgCAGAGTAAAGAGCCAAGGGAGGTGCAGTAGGGGAAGAGAGCAGACGTGCAGGCTGGGGCACAGTCACGCCTAGCCCCGAAGGCGAGGAAAAGAGCCGGCACTtaatggggaaggagaagaggacGCAGAGAAGGGGGTCTGGGGGGATAGGGTGGAGCAATGAGATAGGGGGGTGATTGGCACAGCAGCAttttggatggggtgggggaagaggagcagcaatCAGTATGAGCGGCCGCCAAGCCCCGGAGCAGTTACAGCAGCAGAAGGGACTCTATCAAGAGCGAGGGTTGGGGAGGAAAATGCCAGGGCTTAGCAACAGCCCGTGGGTGTGGGTCCGGGGGCGGGTGGGGAAGGTGCGGGTGAGACAGAGGTTACAAGACTGGGCGACGGAGACGGGAGCGAGGAACATAAGCTACAAACGGATGGACATAGTGTTTGTTCGACTCACTGTGCGAAGTGGGGCATCGTCTCCCGTTAAATCCAAACCTGCTGAGGGTCATGTCGAAGTCTGAAACGACCTGAAGGACACAAGGAGGGGGAGCAAAGGACAGTATCTGAAACCGCCCCAGCATGCTGTGCTTTGAGAGGTGCACGGGCAGGGGCGTGGGCAGCAACGGCCTGTGTTTCTCACCCGGGCACTGTCAGGATAACGGCCGTATTGCGAGGCACTCACATACTACGGAAATGGAGGCTAGACAAGTGCCTTGAATAGCTGATGGGGTCCACACAAACATGGGGCGTTAttatccccctccccactgccatggCAATGCTGAAATATCCCGCAGCAACGGGCTCCTGCCTGCACAGCTCAGAACACAAAGCGAAACCTGCAGTTTGTCTGGTCCCTCTTTCCTGAGCGCCGAGATTACGCGCCTCACGTGCTCGGGGCTCTTCATGTGGACCGTCGCCTTCTCCAATTCAGGGACCTGCGGAGACAGATTGATTCCGAGGAAGGGGTCGGCGCTAAGAGACACGCCCCAGCTGCAGGCCCCAGCACGGTCAGTATTCGCTGGCCTGGTTTCCACGCAGCTCACCCGACTCCCTCTCAGCCCACAGTGCCTTAGGGAGCATTTCTCTCCTCCGGGGACTGATGCAGGAGGAAGAAAATCAACTCTGTAGAGATGATGCTACAGGGTCCCGATCAGTTATTCCACTGCAAACTGGCTCCACCGATAAGACAAAGAGCAATTTCTCTACCTCTGGTTTCGGAAAAAACTGTTGGATTTACCAGCCACGAActatttaggtcctgatcctgcaagtcctGAAGGTGCAGGCTTGGGCCTTCCCTAGCTGTACCAGGGCAAACAGCGCCCCGGCGGACGCTCCCATAGAGAGGTTATTGTGGCGTTAGGGTGGGTGGTGGCGGTTGTGTCCTCACACGCTCtccgccctctcccccccactgctcTACCTCCcctactgcccctcccccagtgctCCGCTGTGCCCCGCTCCCCCCCGCACCATGCTCCCCTCCTCATCCCAACCCTAACCCCGTCCTCCCCCCATTCCccgtcctccccccacccccggctccgaccccccctgctccccccatccccggctctgactcccccccagctccccccatccccggctCTGACTCCCCCCcgtgctccccccatccccggctCTGACTCCCCCCGTGCTCCCCCCACACCCGGCTCCGACCCCCCCcgtgctccccccatcccctgccatgctccccccacacccagctccgaccccccccgtgctccccccacccccggctccgaccccccccagctccccccatccccggctCTGACTCCCCCCcgtgctccccccatcccctgctctgactcccccccgtgctccccccatcccctgccatgctccccccacacccagctccgacccccccccgtgctccccccacccccggctccgaccccccctgctccccccatccccggctCTGACTCCCCCCcgtgctccccccatcccctgctctgactcccccccgtgctccccccatcccctgctctgactcccccccgtgctccccccacacccagctccgacccccccgtgctccccccacccccggctccgaccccccccagctccccccatccccggctCTGACTCCCCCCcgtgctccccccacacccagctccgaccccccccgtgctccccccacccccggctccgacccccccagctccccccatccccggctCTGACTCCCCCCcgtgctccccccatcccctgctctgactccccccccgtgctccccccacccccggctccgaccccccccagctccccccatcccctgccccgaccccccccagctccccccatcccctgccataCTCCCCCCGGCTCCGACCCCCcccgtgctccccccacccccggctccgacccccccagcgctccccccatcccccccgtgctccccccacccccggctccgaCCCCCCCAGCGCTCCCCCTACAGCCGGCTCCGCTCCCCCCGTGCTCCCCCTATGTCCCCCCCGCCAGGGGagcgcccccccggcccctctcaccaTCTCGGCCCCGCTCCGGCTCCCCTCGCCGAGGAAACAGAAACAGAAACGCCGGAGCCGCGGCCTGGACGCGCGGGGGAGGAGCCGGACTGCGAGCGGGGGGGCGGCCGGGGCTGGATCCGGATTAGGGGCTGGGCTGGTCGTGTAAACTGCGGGGCTGGGGTTAGGGTTCTGGGGGAGTGAATTAGGTTAGtcttggggggctggggctgggggcccgTTAGGctagggggcaggactggggggctgggctgggattaggggctgggtgtggggctagAGGTGCTAGGCtgagatggggggctgggggagtctgTGAGGTTAAATtggggtcctgggctgggatGTTGGTCTGAgattggggggctggggctgggggcccgTTAGGctagggggcaggactggggggctgggagtcaggatgcaAATGCTGCTGCATTGAGGGCAGGGGCTCATG from Lepidochelys kempii isolate rLepKem1 chromosome 27, rLepKem1.hap2, whole genome shotgun sequence encodes:
- the NT5C3B gene encoding 7-methylguanosine phosphate-specific 5'-nucleotidase isoform X1, with protein sequence MVPELEKATVHMKSPEHVRRVISALRKEGPDKLQVVSDFDMTLSRFGFNGRRCPTSHNILDNSQVISEEGRKKLKDLLHYYYPIEIDPNRTMEEKRPLMVEWWTRAHGLLLQQKILKRDIAKIVEESEVMLRDGVNTFFDQLHQHNIPLFIFSAGVGDILEEVLRQAKVFHPNVNVMSNYMDFDDKGVLRQFKEPLIHTYNKNGSVLEKTDHFQQLSSRTNIILLGDSMGDLSMADGVANVENILTIGFLNDKVDEQRGKYRDAYDVVLEKDETLDVVNGILCYILGDLN
- the NT5C3B gene encoding 7-methylguanosine phosphate-specific 5'-nucleotidase isoform X2, whose amino-acid sequence is MKSPEHVRRVISALRKEGPDKLQVVSDFDMTLSRFGFNGRRCPTSHNILDNSQVISEEGRKKLKDLLHYYYPIEIDPNRTMEEKRPLMVEWWTRAHGLLLQQKILKRDIAKIVEESEVMLRDGVNTFFDQLHQHNIPLFIFSAGVGDILEEVLRQAKVFHPNVNVMSNYMDFDDKGVLRQFKEPLIHTYNKNGSVLEKTDHFQQLSSRTNIILLGDSMGDLSMADGVANVENILTIGFLNDKVDEQRGKYRDAYDVVLEKDETLDVVNGILCYILGDLN
- the NT5C3B gene encoding 7-methylguanosine phosphate-specific 5'-nucleotidase isoform X3, with product MTLSRFGFNGRRCPTSHNILDNSQVISEEGRKKLKDLLHYYYPIEIDPNRTMEEKRPLMVEWWTRAHGLLLQQKILKRDIAKIVEESEVMLRDGVNTFFDQLHQHNIPLFIFSAGVGDILEEVLRQAKVFHPNVNVMSNYMDFDDKGVLRQFKEPLIHTYNKNGSVLEKTDHFQQLSSRTNIILLGDSMGDLSMADGVANVENILTIGFLNDKVDEQRGKYRDAYDVVLEKDETLDVVNGILCYILGDLN